AGTGCTGCGTCTCATACCGTTCCACCTGTTAATTCTAATTTTGCCCAACGGGGCGCGGCCAACATAGCGCAAGGCACAAGTCGTCGCCAACTCCCTAGCTAGGCATTTGACCCGTCCGTGGAACGCGATAGGTTGCGCCATGCAGGTGCGGCGTAAATTGATCGGTGGGAAAATTTGTTACGAAATCGTCGAGGCGTTTGATTATCGCGGAGAGGTCGAATATCGCTCCGTCGTCCAGCTCGGCACGGACTCAGACCCGCAGGAGGCGCTGCGCAAACACCAGACTTCGCTGATCGATGCCACCAGAGCCCTGAAGCGGTTGCAACCACTTCAGGACGCCGACCACGCTATCCGGCGAAAATGCGACACGTTGAAATCTCGCCTCAAGACCGAACAAGAGCGTATCGGTCTTTTGATCGACGCCATCGAACGGCTAGATGAAATCGGCGATAAGGAGCCGGAAACGGCGGAGCCCTAATCTCCGCTTAATCTCTGCCTAACCTCTATCTAGCCTCTGCCGACAAAAGGCATCTTGGTAGCCATGACAGTGAGAAACTGAACGTTGGCGTCGAGCGGCAGGCTGGCCATATACAAAATGGCGCGCGAGACGTTATCGACATCCATTACCGGCTCGTTGGCAATTTCGCCGTTCGCCTGTGGCACGCCCTGCGACATGCGCTGGGTCATCTCCGTCGAGGCATTGCCAATGTCGATCTGACCGCAGGCGATATCGTATTTGCGCCCGTCCAACGAAGTGCATTTTGTGAGGCCGGTGATGGCGTGTTTGGTGGCCGTGTAGGGCGCTGAGTTGGGCCGAGGTGTGGTGGCTGATACCGAGCCGTTATTGATGATTCGCCCGCCCATCGGCTGTTGGCTCTTCATCATGCGGAAGGCTTCTTGAGTGCAATAAAAAGCGCCGCTGAGGTTGGCGTTGACCACGGTCTGCCATTGTTCAGGGGTCAATTCCTCGAGGCCGATGCCGGGCGCGCCGGTGCCGGCATTGTTGAACAGCAGATCAAGGCGGCCAAAGCGCTCCTTGGCGGCAGCGAACAGCGCCGCGACCGACTTTGGGTCTCCGACATCGGTTTCCACCGCCAGTGCTCGCGC
The genomic region above belongs to Pseudomonadota bacterium and contains:
- a CDS encoding SDR family NAD(P)-dependent oxidoreductase, with the protein product MNSGAKVALVTGAGSGIGKYAALALLGEGYSLVLAGRRLTRLEETLAAAGADAARALAVETDVGDPKSVAALFAAAKERFGRLDLLFNNAGTGAPGIGLEELTPEQWQTVVNANLSGAFYCTQEAFRMMKSQQPMGGRIINNGSVSATTPRPNSAPYTATKHAITGLTKCTSLDGRKYDIACGQIDIGNASTEMTQRMSQGVPQANGEIANEPVMDVDNVSRAILYMASLPLDANVQFLTVMATKMPFVGRG